GCCGCAAAGATCCGCGCCACTTGGTCCCTGCTCCAAGTGACGGTCGAATCCTATGACCCGCGCACCTATCCGGCCCTCGACTTTTTCCTTCAGGTCGCGGCGCGTGCCGCACTGTTGACGCAGGGCGTCGTCGCCGATCCGCTCGCCCACCGGTACCTCGATCCTGCGACGTTTCCGACCGCGACCGGACCGGACCGACCGTTCCACGTCACGGACCATGTGTCCATCGGCTCCCGCCGAAAGGACGCGGGCACCTCCGTCTACACTCAAGGCCTTCTAAAATTCTCGAGGCCCGAGATCGAAATCACCGGATTGTCCGATGCGAGCGTCGGGACGGCGGCGTTGTTCTTGACGTCGCTCGCTTCGACGGTCATGGAAGGGAAGTCCTTGGATCCGGGCGACCGGTTGATCGATTCGGAAGAAGGACTTCAGGTCGCGGTAGGCGGGCTCGACCGGGGACAATGGGACGGAGTCCCTTGCCTCGAACTGATCCCGGTGCGGACAGGCGGGCTGGGTGCGGCCCTGGACAAGTGGAGATCGGACCATGTCACGGACTGAATTCACAGACATCTTAGAGCGACTCGCGAGCACTTCCGACGCCGGTTTCGCGTTGCGCGAAAGGGCGATGCGGGAACTGGACCGGCTCGACGGCTACGACTGGTCCGGGATCTACTTGTTAGAACCTTCGGACCATGGACCCGGCGAGCTCGTGCTCGACGCCTATGTGGGCGCGCCGACCGACCACGTCCGTATCCCTGTCGGCCGAGGGGTGTGCGGGACGGCCGTGGCGACGGGGAAAGACCAGGTCGTCGACGATGTCTCCGCCTTGGACAACTATTTGTCCTGTTCGGTCTCCACCCGTTCGGAGATCGTCGTCCTGATCCGCAAAGGCCCCGAAGTCCTCGGCCAGATCGACGTCGACAGTCATCAGAAGGCCCGCTTCGGGCCCCAGGACGAAGCGTTCTTACGGGACCTGGCCGCGCTGCTCGCCGACCGCTGGTGACGGAGTCGGGTCCTGACGCAAATCGGTCGCACGGGAGGCAAGGAGTTTTTCCCGGTGGTCGTTGAAGGTGCAGATCGCTCTGAGGCCGTACACGTTCGCGACGTCGACGGCCTGGTCCCACCGTCGAGGGTTCAGCTTGCGGTCCCGGCAGGACTCCGACCCGTGGTCGTATCGCGGACAATCTTGGCAGTCCATACTCGTCCTTGTAGACAGATGATCCCAGTATTCCTTGCCGCTACCGTCTCCGTACAGTCGTCCCCGGCCAAGGTCACGTTTCAAGACGGCGCTTTTCTCGTATCGGGAGCGCTGGGAAGCGAAATCGTCGCGATCCAAAGGCCAGCGGAAGGGTCCGGTCCCGTGGACCGGAAGTTAGGCCGGTTCCGGACGACGGTCTCGGGCAAGACCGTGACGTTCGATTCCAAGGGATTGACGGTGACGCAGAAGAAGGCGGTGACGTCCCGTCTCAAGGCCGTCCCTACGAGCGGAAAAGTCGCGACGAAGGAGTCCAACGCCGAACTGATGCGGCTGGTCGCGGAAGGCAAACGTCGACTCGAAGTGAGCGCCCTTTCCGGATGGGAGTTGGTGGGGACCGACCTGTACCTGTTGCTCCGATGGGACGACGTCCAGAAGAAGCCTTGGTTCGAGGCCCTGATGGTCATGGACTTGTCGAAGCCCGCCCCGGAGGCGCGATTGGTCGGCAAGTTCTCGTGCCTTTCGTTCGGACAGGGTCCGGTCGACGACGTCCTGGTCTCGAAGGAAGGACACTTCCTGATCGTCGGTAACGGTAGCGACGGACTCGTCCTGAGCCGCTTGTCCAAGGACGGCGCCCTTCACGACGACAAGCTGGGAGGCGCGGTTTCGAAAGCCCGGTTCTTGCCGGACGTCCGAACGGCCTGGGCGTTGACCTCGACGCCCTACGGCACCAACGTCGTCAGCTTCTTCGACACGGACAATCCGGTCTTGCACACGGTGTCCGAGTTCCGGGGAAAGATGAAGAACATCCTCGAACCGGCTTACGCCGTGTTCGAGTCGGGAACGGGCCTGTCGATGGTGAACATGGTTTCTGGCGCCGTGCGGAGCATGCCGAAAGACAGCGACCAACAGCAGACCGCGAACGGGCTCTTGGTCTGGTCGCCAGCGTCCAAGCCGACCCATGCCGAACTGCTCGACGGCAGCTTCCGGAAACTGACCGAATGGAACGGCACGACCGAGCCGGCGGTCGCTCCGAACGCCGGAGCGCCTTCCAAGTCAGGGCCGGCGTCGGCTACCGTCCGGGCGGGCGCACCGAAACCTCCGACCCCCAAGGCCGGCGTCACGAAGCCGGCTGCCAAAAGCTCAACGAAGAAACCGCCGACGAAACAGCCGTCGGCGAAGCCTGCCGTGAAGAAGCCAGGAAAGGTGAAGACGAGACCGAAGATCGAGGTCCGTTCCCACCCTAGCGGCCGGGGCTGATGCGCGTTTTCTTCTCGGCCGGGGAGGCGAGCGGCGACGCCTACGGGGCGGCGATCGTCCTGGCCATGACGGAGCTCGGGGCCTTCAGCGACAGGGCCCTTGCGCACGGGCTGGTCGGGTATGCGACGGGTCTGTCCGAGAAGGACGGTGACGTCAAGTCGGCCGCCGAATGGATTTCCGGCCTTTATTCGAACGACCCTGCCGTTGGGTTCCTCTCTCGGGTCGGTTCCGGAAGCCTTAGCCTTGCAGACCTCGAGGCCGAGGTCACAGCCGACATCGGATCGGGACTCATCGACCGTCATCGGCTCCTTTCCGAAACCGTGTTCGCGATCGGTGGACGCCGGCTTCGGGAAGCGGGAGCGGCGATCGTCGAAGACAGTTCGCAGTGGGGCGCGGTCGGCATCACCGAATCTCTCAAGGTCGTGCCCAAGGTGCTTTGGGGGTATGACGAGGCCAAGAGGAGGTTGACACGGCACGATCCAGGGCTGTTCGTGCCGATCGATTTCGGTTACGTCAACATCAAGCTCGCCCGTCGGGCGAAAGCCGCCGGTTGGAAAGTGCTGTACTTCGTTCCACCGGGCAGTTGGCGTCGGGACAAGCAGGGTGCAGACTTACCTTCCGTGACCGACGCGATCGTGACGCCCTTCCCCTGGAGCGCGGACATCTTGAGAGGCATGGGCGCAGACGCGCGGTTCTACGGCCACCCGCTCAAGGCGATGGTCGCCAGCGTTCCGGACGTCGAGGAGCGGTCGGGACTGACGCTGTTACCTGGCAGCCGGAACCATGAGATCAAGCACAACCTTCCCTTGATGGCGGCCGTCGCGAAACAGGTCGAGGGGCCTCTCCGTATCGGCGTCGCGCCGAATCTGAGGACAGAAGACGTCGAGCGGCGCTGGAAGGGCTTGGAAGGCCCTCCTGCAGAATTCGTGAAGGACGGGAGGGCCGCATTGAAGGCGAGCCGGGCGGCGGTCGTCTGTAGCGGTACGGCCACTCTTGAAGCGGCGCTGTGCCGATGCCCGATGGTCATCGTCTACCGGGTCTCGAAGTTGATCGAGATCGAGGCCAGGATCCGGAAACCGAAATTCGGCTTCATCGGCCTCCCCAACATCGTTTTGGACCGCGCCGTGGTCCCCGAACTGATCCAGCACGACGCCACGGTCGGTGCCGTCCTTTCGCACGTGTCGGCCTTGTCCGTCGACGGGACGGCTCGAAGTCTTCAACTCGAAGCCTTCGAGGAAATCGACGCCGCATGCGGCCCGACGGACTGCTTCGAGCAGACGGCCCGGCTCGCCATCGAACTCTCAGGCGGCCTGCCTTAGGGCGTGGTCCCAGCCCAGGGAACGGTCGGGCGGATCAGCGTGTTCGAATAAACAGATCCTCATCAGCGAGACGACCGGCCAATGAAAGGCCGCAGCGATCTCGACGGACCAGGCGAAGAACGAAAGAGTTAAAGCGAGACGCGCCGGATCAGACGAAAGGACGATTCGGCCTCTTTTTTTCTCCAAGGTACGGCCCGATGGGACGAGCGGCCCGCCAGACCTCTAGATTCCTGAAAGGGAACCAATGATAGGGACAGGCGAACCTTCGGAAGCAAGTCGCGACCGGCGACCCAAAGCTCGAAGGAAGCTGCAACGAATAACAGTCGCTGCGTCGGATCTGTCCTCTCCGTCTGACGCGGCGCTTTTTATGTGTCAGCCCCCACATTGCGACGGCCCAGGCCGTCGGAGCCCCGTGTAGAATCCGGCCATGCCTGTCATGACGGGACTCTCCGGAAACGAAATGTACTGCCTCCACAAGAAGGGGATGTCCCCGGGAGAGCTCGTCATCGGGAACAGCGTTTACAGCCTGGGTGTGATCGGCGGAATCGGAGCTGGACTCAAGACCTTGGCGGGGGGAGAGGTCGAACAGATCACCCATTTGATCCATGACGGTCGCAAGGCCGCCTTAGACCGGATGACGGCATGGAGCGACCTACGCGGCGCGGTCGGGATCACAGGCGTGTCGAGCGAACTCGTCATGCACAGCGGGAACATCGAGTTCCTTTCGATCGGCTCGGCCGTCCATCGGGACGGCTTCGAGGCGACGCACCTCGAGTTCACGTCGTGCGCCGACGGCCAAGAGCTGTACTGTCAACTCGACTGCGGTTTTAAGCCCGTTCATTTCGTGTTCGGCAACGTCGCTTACTCGATCGGAGTCGGCGGCGGGATCGGCGGAGCCTTGCGGAGCCTTGGCCGCGGCGAAGTGAAGGAGTACTCGGAGATCTTCAACGTCACTCGTCACTTGGCCCTGACGCGGATCATGGACGAAGCGAAGCAGGTCGGTGCCAACGCCGTCGTCGGGATCAATACGTCCATCTTTCCTTTCGGCGGAATGCAGGAGATGATCATGATCGGCACCGCGAGCCGTCACGACGGCCTTCCGCCGGAATACGACCAGAACCCGATCACGAGCGACCTTACGAACGAGGAGATGTGGAACATGATGCACATCGGCTGGATGCCGATGCAGCTCGTCCTCGGGGTTTCGGTGTACTCACTCGGCCTCGTCGGCGGTATCACGGCTGCGTTCAAGAGTCTCGGCCGGGGCGAAATCGAAGAGCTCACGAAGCTCATCTACGACGCTCGTGAAAACGCGCTTCAACACATCATGCGGGACGCGACCGCGTGCGGAGCCGACGACGTCGTGGGCATCAAGACGTACGTGTACGAACTGGGCGGCGGGATGATCGAGTTCATGGCCATCGGCACGGCCGTCAAGAGGATGCCCGCCGCCAAGACGCTGAGCGAGCACCTGCCGCCGCAAGCCGTCATGCGCGACAAAGACACCTTCTACAACCTCGCCGAAAAGTCGATCGGACGGAACCTCAACGAACCGTCCGGGGCACGATAGGTCAGAAGTCGTCGACGACATGGACGCGGTCGGTCCGGAGGTTCATGACTTTCCGGACGAACAGGGCGGGGGCGTTGTCTTCGAACCAAGCGGCCGAACACCACGGATAGTCACGGGCTCGTTCGACGAGCCCGTGGCGCACGGGATTGTTGTGCACGTAAGACACGCGGGCGAGGTACGAAGACTCGAACGTCAGTCGTGTCCGCCAGCACCGGAACCAGACGGAACGCCCCCTGGCACCGTCGTGCCGGTTCAAAACCTCTGTCGACGTCGCCTGAAAGGCCGATTCGACGTCGTCTGGTTCTCGGCCGACATGCTCTCGCGCCGTAACGATGAAGTGAACGTGGTTCGCGAAAAGAGCCCATGCCTGCAGGTTCCAACCCGTCTCGTCGGAGGCTGCGGCCAGGCTGTCTTGGAGGATCGCGAGCCGCTCTGGGCCCTGGAACAGAGGCTGCTTGTCCCGTACGGCGACCGTGACAAGACAAGCACCTTCTTGGGGCAAACGCTTCACGGGCTCGTGCTTCAAGAAGACGTTCATGTGCGGGTTGTGAGGCACCTTACACGCAAAAAGTTCTCATGATCGGGAAGTCTGTGTCGTGAATTCGCATGAAATCGTTCAAAGGGCCAGTCGGTCTGGCCCAGTGTCGCACCCTCCCGTTGGGCTCAGGTTAAGGCCGGACCGTCGTCCCACGCCGGCTCGGCCATAATCCTCTATGGCCATTGGCTGGCAAGGCCGTCTCGTCCGGCTCGTCCCCCTCGACATCGAGAGGCACTTCGAGAACGTCGTGCGTTGGATCAACGACCCGCGCGTGACGGAGTGGCTCCTGGTCGGCGACTTTCCCCTGACGAGACTCGCCGAAAAGGACTGGTTCGAAGCGCGGAGCCGGCCCTCGGAGACGGACGTCGTCTTCGCGATCGAAACGTCGGACGGCAGGCACATCGGGACTTCGGGCGTCCACCAGATCTCCTTCCGTCACGGTACCTGCACGACGGGCAGCCTGATCGGCGAGGTCGGGGAATGGGGAAAAGGTTACGGCACGGACGCCGCCGCCGTACGCGCCCGGTACTGCTTCGACGTCCTCGGGCTCCGGACACTCTTCAGCGGCTACCTCGACGGCAACGACGCCTCCCGACGAATGAGCGAGAAGAACGGATACCGGGAGTGCGGCCGGATGCCCCAGAAGTACTGGAAGCGCGGAGCCTATCGCGACGAGATCGTCGTCTGCCTCGACCGTCCGACTTGGGAAGCCGCGACGTCCGGCCAAGGCTGACGTTCAGCTCTTGTTGCGGATGTGCAAGAGGTCGCCGTCCTCGATGACGTGGTCTTTACCCTCCAGCTTCATCTTATTGGCCTTGTACGCCGCGTCGAGCGACCCGCAGTCGGCATAGTCCGCATAGGAGACGACTTCCGCGCGGATGAAGCCCTTGGCGATGTCGTTGTGGATCGTGGCAGCGGCCTTCAGCGCACTCGAACCCCGGCGTAGCGGCCAAGCGCGAGTCTCGTTTTCGCCCGCTGTAAAGAACGTGACGAGACCCAACGCGTCGTAGATCGCCCGGATCATCCGGTTCGCGGCGGGTTCGGTCAACCCCATAGACGCAAGGAACTCCGGCTGGTCGGCGGGCTCGAGCTGGGCGATCTCTTCTTCGACCGTCGCGCAGACCGTGAACGCCTGTGTCCCGCCTTTGGCCAGTTCGGCGATCTTGGAAGCCAAAGCGTCCACACCCGAAGCATCCTCCCCGACGTTGAAAGCGACCACGCACTGCTTGCCGCTGAGGAACTGATAGTTCCGGACGATCTTCTGCTCCTCGTCGTCGAGTTCCATGGCGCGGATCGGCGTGCCGTCCTGCAGGGGCCCGTGAATCTTGGTGAACAGGGCCTTCTCGAGATAGTCCGGGGAGCCCGGGTTCTTGACGGTCATCGATTTCTGGAGCCGCTCCAGGCGGTTTTCGACGATCCCCAGATCGGTCAAGACCATTTCGACTTCGACGGCTTCGAAGTCACGGACGGGGTTCACGGTGTCGTGATAGGGGGAGACAGGGGAATCGAACGCCCGGACGACATGGAGGAGAAGGTCGCATTGGCGGGCTTGGTCCAGGAACCGTTGGCCGAACATTTTGCCGCTCGGCTGGATGGACTCGAGGTCGTCGTCGAACACGACCGTCGCCGGCGTGACCTTTTTCGGCTTGACCTGGGCGACGATGGCGTCGAACCGGACGTCCGGCACAGGGACTGCCGTCACCGTGCCCTTGGCGTGCCCCTGGGCGGCGGCCCGGTAGAGCGTGGACTTGCCGGACTGCGGGAAGCCGATGATGCCCGCCTTCACTTCGAGGCCCTCTCGAATTCGACCTGGACGGGCTTGTCTTTCCAGGCGTTCGGCAGCACCCAGAACGCGAGCAGGCTCGCGACCAGCAAGGCCAGGGGCAGCCACGGGAACGGACGGGGCTTCACGCCGAAGAGGATACCGTCGGGCCCGACCGAGCGGACTTCGGGCCGCATTTGGTCCCCCGCCTCTTTCGGGGCGGTACTCTCGCCCGCAATGCCTTGCGTCAAGATCGTCCCCCTCGGCGGGTGCGGTGAGATCGGAAAGAACTGCACCGTCGTCGAACAAGGCGACGACCTGATCGTCATCGACGTCGGACTCGCCTTTCCTCACGAGGAGCACTACGGGGTCGACATCGTCGTCCCCGATTTCACGTACCTGATCGAGAACAAGGACAGGCTCCGTGGCATCTTCCTGACCCACGCCCACGAAGACCACGTCGGAGCCCTCTCGTTCCTCTTGCCCCAGGTTTCGTGCCCCGTGTACGCGACGCCCTTTACCTCCGCCCTCGTCAGGAGCAAGCTCGAAGAACGGACGCACTTGAAGGACGTCGGCATCGAGACCGTCCAGCCGGGCGACACGGTGACGGTCGGAGACCTGAGCGTCGAGTTCGTCCGCGTCACGCACTCGATCCCGGAAACGTGCGCCCTCGCCGTCCACACCGTCCACGGCATCGTGCTCTTCACGGCCGACTTCAAGTTCGATTTCACTCCAGTCGACGGCAAGCTCTCGAACATCTCCCGACTGACAGAACTCGGTCAAGAGGGCGTCGTGCTCCTGTTGAGCGATTCGACCAACATCGACCGTCCGGGTTGGGGCCCGAGCGAGTCCAGGGTCACCGAGGGCCTGCGCAAGGTCGTCCAGAACGCCCCCGGCCGTGTCTTCGTCACGATGTTCGCGAGCAACATCCACCGGATGCAACAAGCCATCGACGTCGCCGTGGAGACCGGTCGGAAAGTCGCCGTCACGGGGCGGCGCATGGAACAGACCATCGACATCGCCCGGCGCCTCCAGTACTTGCGGATGCCGGAGGGCGTCTACGTCAAGCTCGACGAGATCGGGAAGCACGCGTCGCACGAGTTGCTCGTCCTGACGACGGGAAGCCAGGGCGAGCCCATGGCCGCACTCTCCCAAATGTCCCGGAACGAGTATTCGCGGGCGAGGGTCGTGGAGGGCGACACGATCGTGTACTCCGCTCGACCGATCCCTGGAAACGAAGGCGCGATCTGGCGGACGGTGAACCGCCTCTTCAAGATGGGGGCGAACGTCGTCACGGACAGCGACAGCCCGATCCACGTGAGCGGCCACGCGTACCAGGAGGAGATCAAGATGATGGTCAACCTCGTCCGCCCGTTCTACATCGCTCCTGTCCACGGCGAGCCGCGCCACCAGCACATTTTCAAGAACCTTGCCGAAGCGATGGGTTGGCCGTCGCACCGGATCTTCGAAATGTCCAACGGGGACGTACTCGTGATCGATGACGACAAGGCCGGGTTCGACGGCACCGTGGCCCACGGCGAAGTCCTCATCGACCAACACGGCAACGTCCCCGTCACCGACGAAGTCCTGGGCCAACGGGCGTCGCTCGGCCATGACGGCGTCGTCGTGGTCAGCGTCGGGCTCGATACGGAAGAGGGTGGTCTCGTCGGACGTCCTGAAGCACAGATCCGAGGCTTCTCCGGCCCGGTCGACGTGGTCGAAGACGCCTTGGACGAAGTCTGCACGGCGATGGCCAAGCTCGTCCCGAACGAGATTCGGGACGTCGACAAAGTCCGGGCTACGATCTTGGAGACCGTCCGACGGACGATCAACCGAAGGTGCCAACAGCGACCGGTCGTCGTCGCGGCGGTCGTGGAACTGGATTGACCGGGGCCGGTTGGTCCCGGCCTTGCCGACGCGTCGCTTGGACCGGGGCTACCATGTTCCGCGGATGCCCGATGCCGTCGTCCTCCTGAGCGGAGGCCTGGATTCCGCCACGACCCTGGCCATCGCCATGGACCAGGGGTTCACGTGCCACTGCCTGACCGTCCTCTACGGCCAACGGCACGAAGTCGAGGTCGAAGCCGCGAAACGGGTCGCGAGCGCGCTCGGTGCGGCCGCTCACAAATTCGTCAAGGTCGATCTCCGCGAATTCGGCGGCTCGGCGTTGACCGATGACATCGAGGTCCCGAAAGACCAAGAGGATTCGAGTTCCGTACCGGTGACGTACGTTCCCGCCAGGAACACGGTGATGTTGTCGTTAGCCCTAGCCTATGCCGAGGTCACGGGCTCTTGCGACGTCTTCATCGGCGTCAACGCCGTCGATTACAGCGGATATCCCGACTGCCGTCCCGAGTTCATCGAAGCGTTCCAGTCCTTGGCCCAGGTCGCGACGAAAGCGGGTGTCGAAGGCCGCCGCCTTCAAGTCCATGCGCCCCTTGTCGACCTCAAGAAGCCAGAAATCGTCCAGGTAGGGTTGCGGCTCGGAGTGGACTATGCGCTGACCCACTCGTGCTACGACCCCGACGCCCTTGGGCGTGCTTGCGGGCACTGCGACTCGTGTCTCATCAGGGGCCGGGCCTTCGGAGCGCTGGGTCTGCAGGATCCCGCGCTCGTCCATCTCGGAGCGGGCGCGCCGTGAGCATAAAGGCAGGTCAACGGCTCAGGATCGCGGAAACGTTCACGAGCATCCAAGGAGAGGGGATCTGGTCCGGTGTGCCGAGCACGTTCGTGAGGGTCAGCGGCTGCAACCTTCGCTGTTCCTGGTGCGACACGCCCTATGCGAGTTGGCGCCCAGAGGGCGACGTCCGCGACGTCGACGACGTCGCACGGGAGGCGCTGTCCTCGGGTGTCCGTCACATCGTCTTGACAGGGGGCGAGCCGATGCTGTTCGACGCCATCGTACCGCTGGCCGCCGCTCTTAAGGCCGAGGGCCGCACCGTTACGGTCGAGACCGCCGGGACCGTGTTCCGTGAGGTCGCCTGTGACCTGATGTCGATCAGTCCGAAGCTGTCGAACTCTGCGCCGGACGGGCCGGAACGCGGACGCCACGAGACGGTGCGGGCCGATCTGGATCCGTTGGCCGATCTGATCCGCCGTTACGACGTCCAACTCAAATTCGTCGTCGACCCGGACAGCGGGTGGGGCGACCTCGACGAGATCGACGCGATCCTCGACCGCCTCCCTCCCGTCCCGGCCGATCGGACGCTCCTCATGGCCGAAGGCACGGACCCTACGACCCTGAGCCGGAGGGAAGCGCTCTTGGCTCCTGTGCTGGTCGAGCGGGGCTGGCGACTGTCGCCGCGGCTCCACATCGGAATGTTCGGGAACCGGCGGGGGACGTGAGGATGGTGTATACAGGCAGACCGATGTCCCGGACTTCCCTCCTCGCCGTCGTCGCTCTGTTCGGGGCCGCAGCCTGCACTCCCCCGTCGTCGAAGGGCGGCGCCGCCGTCCCGTCGAAACCGGCGAGCCGGGCCGAGAAGTTGGCGGGCTCTTGGTCGGGCAAAGCCCCGGAGTCCGAGGACAAGGCGCGGACCGGTACCGAGAGCAACTTCCTCGCCGAACAATTGGGCGGCTATAGGATCGAACTGCAGGCGGACGGGTCCTTCTCCTCGAGCTGGAGGGGCCTGACGAAGGACGGTACTTGGGCGATCGATGGGGACACGTTGGTCTTGAAGATCGAGAAGGTGCTGGGAAAGACCCGGGGCGAGACCAAGGCCGCCGATTCCCCGTTGTTCGACCAGGACACCCGGCTCGAGATCACCGACGGCGACCAGACGCTGAAGCTTTCCCAGAAGGACGGGAACAGCCTTCCGTTGCAGTTCAAGAGGGATTGAGCGGGACGTCCTGACCGTTTTTGACGCTGTTCGGCCGTTTGTGTCGTATCAATACTCAAGAATGACGGTGGCCGACAAGTCCACGATGCCGATCGTCAGCCTGACTTACGACGGCACCCAACTTTGCCATTCCGAAACGGCCTTGGCCGACTTGGAACGGTACGGGATCAAGGCGACGTTCTATGCCGACCCTGTCCCCTTGTTGGACGGTCTGCCGACATGGCGGGACGCCTGCAGGTCAGGGCACGAAGTCGGTAACGGGTGCCTCTCGGCGTCGGTGTCCGAGGCCGGGTTGCTCGGTGCTTGGACGGTCGACATGTTGACCGACGACATCACGGAAACGGACGCGCTCATCCGCGAAGTCTTGCCCCTTCAGCAATCGTTCTCGATCGCGTTCCCATGGGCGACGGGCCACTCCGACGCGATCGGCGACGTCCGCTCGGCCGTCGCGGGCCATCACGTGGTGTGCCGCTCGGGCGTTCCAGGCTTGAACGCCATGGACGACCCCGAACTCGCGTATCTCAAATGCGTGCACATGCAAGACCTACAGGGGCGCGACATCGTGGAGATCGTCCGCGCCGGAGTCCGTTCGCGGTGTTGGACGATCCTGGCTTTTGACGGCGTCGGATCGGGCGACCGTAGCGTAGACGGCAAAGCCCACCGCGAGTTGTGCACGTGGTTGTCCGACAACGCCGATCTGGCCAAGGTCGCCACCGTCCGGGACGCCGCCCGGTCGTTCGTCGACTCGCCCCGCGGCCTGCGGCTGGCTTGAGCCCGGACCTGCCCTGGCAATTCGTCGGCCCTTTCAGTAAGAATCGGGTTTCGACGTGGAGCCGACCCGCACCGAGTTCCTGCACATGGAGGCGCCGGGATTCCGGACCGCCTTCTACCTTCTGACCGCCGCGAGCCTGGCCGTCATGTTCTGGCAGTTCCTTGGGCCCGCCAGGCTTTGGATGAAGGGCAAACCCCTGACCTGGCAGCCGGACGTTTTCAGACAGTTCTTCGACAACGTGCTCGGCCAGCACCGGGTCAAAGGATCGCGCCCTCGGACAGGCGCCCCGATGCACCTCATGATCTTCTACGGGTTCGTCGCCCTGTTCCTCGCGACGACCCTGCTCGCGGTCGCGACGTACGGCCCATTGATCGGGATCCCGAACTTTCACAAAGGCGGCTATTACATGGTCTACGAGACCGTGTTCGACGTCCTTGGCCTGTTCTTCGTGGCGGGGCTCGTGTGGGCCCTCGTCCGACGGGTCCGCGAAGACCGGAAACAGAAGTCGGCCGATCCTGAGGGCGCCGTCCCGCTGACGACCGAAGCCAAAGACTATTGGGCCCTGACGGTCCTCCTGATGTTGGGCGTGACGGGATATCTGCTCGAAGCGGCCCGTATCTCCAACCATCCGCAGGACTGGGACTGGTGCTCTCCCGTCGGGTTCGCCCTCTCCAAGCTCGCACCGTCGCTGCCTGACGCGGCGTACGTCGGGGTGTGGTGGTTCCATTTCGCGTGGGTGTGGGCGTTCTTCGCCTTCCTCCCACAGATGCGGATCAAACACATCGTGACGGCGACGCTCAGTCTCTCGGGGGCGCCGGACCGACCCATGGGCGAGCTCGTTCCGGTCTCGATGAAAGAGGTCGAAGAGACCGGCAAGATCGGTGTCTCCCATGCGACGGAGTACAGCCGATGGCACTTGCTGTCGCTCGACGCCTGTATGTCGTGCGGGCGGTGTACTGAAGTCTGTCCGGCCCACAACGTCGGCAAGCCGCTCAATCCCAAGAAGGTCGTCGCCGACATCGCAGGGGCCCTTCGGACAGGTGCGGTCGTCTCCGACGCGGCGACCGAAGAGGCCCTTTGGGACTGCACGACCTGCAACGCGTGCGTCGAGGCCTGCCCTGTCGCCATCCGTCACGTCGACCTGATCGTCGACGCCCGCCGGTATCTGGTCGCCGAAGGCAAGCTCTCCGGTACAGGTGCGACGATGTTGCGCCAAGTCGGGTCGACGGGCCACGCTT
This genomic window from Armatimonadota bacterium contains:
- a CDS encoding 7-carboxy-7-deazaguanine synthase QueE, producing MKAGQRLRIAETFTSIQGEGIWSGVPSTFVRVSGCNLRCSWCDTPYASWRPEGDVRDVDDVAREALSSGVRHIVLTGGEPMLFDAIVPLAAALKAEGRTVTVETAGTVFREVACDLMSISPKLSNSAPDGPERGRHETVRADLDPLADLIRRYDVQLKFVVDPDSGWGDLDEIDAILDRLPPVPADRTLLMAEGTDPTTLSRREALLAPVLVERGWRLSPRLHIGMFGNRRGT
- a CDS encoding 4Fe-4S dicluster domain-containing protein, whose product is MEPTRTEFLHMEAPGFRTAFYLLTAASLAVMFWQFLGPARLWMKGKPLTWQPDVFRQFFDNVLGQHRVKGSRPRTGAPMHLMIFYGFVALFLATTLLAVATYGPLIGIPNFHKGGYYMVYETVFDVLGLFFVAGLVWALVRRVREDRKQKSADPEGAVPLTTEAKDYWALTVLLMLGVTGYLLEAARISNHPQDWDWCSPVGFALSKLAPSLPDAAYVGVWWFHFAWVWAFFAFLPQMRIKHIVTATLSLSGAPDRPMGELVPVSMKEVEETGKIGVSHATEYSRWHLLSLDACMSCGRCTEVCPAHNVGKPLNPKKVVADIAGALRTGAVVSDAATEEALWDCTTCNACVEACPVAIRHVDLIVDARRYLVAEGKLSGTGATMLRQVGSTGHAWGAAPDVREDWMKGLDVPLARDGDGFDVLFWVGCAGATDPGAVKTTKAVADLMKKAGVRFACLGSEETCTGDAARRVGDEFTFQALAEGNIATFRKYGVKKVVTPCPHCFNTLKNEYRQFGAELEVQHHTEFLQEQVQRGVLRPASPEPGKLAYHDPCYLARVNNVSDAPRSLVGEDTSLDSAQSELMRAATEEVQASSVLAEPVQHGRKTLCCGAGGGRMWFDEEPGRRPSDRRIRQLLDTGAEEIAVACPFCRIMLDAGLKGIDENIRLVDLAEKLHEANR